One Vicingus serpentipes DNA window includes the following coding sequences:
- a CDS encoding TRAP transporter TatT component family protein, with product MSVFYRLVILFFISLGVSSCFAQTDLEKGIIYFDKRAEIHEGLIVDSTNINLAISSFTKSIAENKNTERAYDYLLLSYYYKGAFVVRTKDEQKKNYLLGSELGEKAIALYPKNSAILLWYIANFSKYGEAKGIVSSAKEGLADKIKTYTEKLMDLDPAFADGAPHKLMGVINYKVPNIPFILTWPSKEIAEKHLIEALKINPKSISNIYFYAEYLTEVKRNAEAKVLLNKILSASPREDALIEDLYDIDMAKKLLTKINK from the coding sequence ATGAGTGTTTTTTATAGGTTAGTTATATTATTTTTTATCAGTTTGGGCGTTTCATCTTGTTTCGCCCAAACTGATTTAGAAAAAGGGATTATTTATTTTGATAAAAGAGCCGAAATACATGAAGGACTTATTGTTGACTCTACCAATATTAACCTAGCCATTAGTTCGTTTACTAAAAGCATAGCTGAAAATAAAAATACAGAAAGAGCTTACGATTATTTACTATTAAGTTACTACTACAAAGGTGCTTTTGTGGTAAGAACTAAAGACGAGCAGAAAAAAAACTACTTGTTAGGATCAGAACTAGGCGAAAAAGCAATTGCACTTTACCCTAAAAACAGTGCTATTCTACTCTGGTATATTGCCAACTTTAGTAAATATGGCGAGGCAAAAGGAATTGTTTCTTCTGCTAAAGAAGGCTTAGCAGATAAAATTAAAACTTACACCGAAAAATTGATGGATTTAGATCCTGCTTTTGCTGATGGTGCACCTCATAAATTAATGGGCGTTATTAATTATAAAGTTCCAAACATTCCTTTTATACTTACTTGGCCTTCGAAAGAAATTGCTGAGAAACACCTTATTGAAGCGCTAAAAATAAACCCAAAGTCGATTTCTAACATTTACTTTTATGCTGAGTATTTAACTGAAGTTAAAAGAAATGCAGAAGCAAAAGTATTGTTAAACAAAATATTAAGCGCCTCCCCTAGGGAAGACGCTTTAATTGAAGATTTATATGACATTGATATGGCTAAAAAATTATTAACTAAAATCAATAAATAA